The following coding sequences are from one Ramlibacter henchirensis window:
- a CDS encoding ABC transporter ATP-binding protein: protein MAPVPVLPEEGQPMVEIRGLRTEFELPGRRFVVHDNLDFTVHRGEVVSLVGGSGTGKTVLLRQILGLERPAAGEIRVLGRPVEQLGRRGAASRIGMLFQHGALFSAFTVLENVAFPLMELRTLPRPLVREAAMVKLQMVGLQPEDASKMPADLSGGMIKRVALARALIMDPPLLLLDEPTAGLDPESSDGFVTLLRALHRDLALTVIMVTHDLDTLFELSTRIAVLADRKVIVSGRPKEVIAFQHPFVHDFFLGQRGQRAMELLREHPFAV, encoded by the coding sequence ATGGCGCCCGTGCCGGTGCTGCCCGAGGAGGGTCAGCCCATGGTGGAGATCCGCGGCCTTCGCACCGAGTTCGAGCTGCCGGGCCGCCGTTTCGTCGTCCACGACAACCTGGATTTCACCGTGCACCGCGGCGAGGTGGTGTCGCTGGTGGGAGGCTCGGGCACGGGCAAGACGGTGCTGCTGCGGCAGATCCTGGGCCTGGAGCGGCCCGCCGCGGGCGAGATCCGGGTGCTCGGACGCCCGGTCGAGCAGCTGGGCCGTCGAGGCGCCGCCAGCCGCATCGGCATGCTGTTCCAGCACGGCGCGCTGTTCTCCGCGTTCACCGTGCTGGAGAACGTCGCGTTCCCGCTCATGGAACTGCGCACGCTGCCCCGGCCGCTGGTGCGCGAGGCCGCGATGGTCAAGCTGCAGATGGTGGGCCTCCAGCCCGAGGACGCGTCCAAGATGCCGGCCGACCTCTCCGGCGGCATGATCAAGCGGGTGGCGCTGGCGCGCGCTCTGATCATGGACCCGCCGCTGCTGCTGCTGGATGAACCGACGGCGGGCCTCGACCCGGAGAGTTCCGACGGCTTCGTCACGCTGCTGCGCGCGCTTCACCGCGACCTGGCATTGACCGTGATCATGGTGACCCACGATCTCGATACGCTCTTCGAGCTGTCCACTCGCATCGCGGTGCTGGCCGACCGCAAGGTGATCGTGAGCGGCCGGCCGAAGGAAGTGATCGCGTTCCAGCATCCGTTTGTGCATGATTTCTTCCTTGGGCAGCGCGGGCAGCGCGCCATGGAACTTCTGCGCGAGCACCCGTTCGCCGTCTAG